The following proteins come from a genomic window of Triticum aestivum cultivar Chinese Spring chromosome 6A, IWGSC CS RefSeq v2.1, whole genome shotgun sequence:
- the LOC123127337 gene encoding reticulocalbin-2: MAQPSAAARKPSAAPTVVLTLVLALASASLLFLLVHLSPSSPSAHPHPHRRLRLRGAHLRHGGATPHQIPFDPVIADLEHRLDDREWERLAAAGLHAPGMESAPVPEDLADYEDEYINDAARFNMTLRVAALFPKIDVDPADDAVTGAELAAWNLASARREVLHRTARELDLHDRDHDGRVAFSEYERPSWAWRFDDNNSTSDGMGWWKEGHFNAADMDGDGFLNLTEFNNFLHPADTTNPKLIHWLCKEEVRERDKDNDGKLNFQEFYNGLFYSVRHYDDETSTDDSNGSDAPARKSFSQLDLDNDGLLSADELKPIIGKLHPAENFYAKQQADYVISQADTNKDGQLSLNEMIENPYVFYSALFTEDDYGSHDELR, from the exons ATGGCGCagccgtcggcggcggcgaggaagcCCTCGGCAGCGCCAACCGTCGTCCTGACACTTGTCCTGGCCCTCGCCTCCgcgagcctcctcttcctcctaGTCCACCTGTCCCCTTCGTCGCCATCCGCGCACCCGCAcccccaccgccgcctccgcctgcgTGGTGCCCACCTCAGGCACGGAGGCGCCACCCCGCACCAGATCCCGTTCGACCCCGTCATCGCCGACCTCGAGCACCGCCTGGACGACCGCGAGTGGGAGCGCCTGGCTGCCGCGGGGCTGCACGCGCCGGGCATGGAGTCTGCCCCCGTCCCAGAGGACCTCGCAGACTATGAGGACGAGTACATCAATGACGCCGCGCGGTTCAACATGACGCTGCGCGTGGCGGCGCTCTTCCCCAAGATCGACGTGGACCCCGCCGACGACGCCGTGACGGGCGCCGAGCTGGCCGCGTGGAATCTCGCGTCCGCGCGGCGGGAGGTGCTGCACCGCACCGCCCGGGAGCTCGACCTGCACGACCGCGACCACGACGGCCGCGTCGCCTTCTCCGAGTACGAGAGGCCCAGCTGGGCTTGGCGGTTCGACG ATAATAACTCAACCAGTGATGGGATGGGATGGTGGAAGGAGGGGCACTTCAATGCTGCGGATATGGACGGTGACGGCTTTCTAAATCTGACGGAGTTTAACAA CTTCTTACATCCAGCTGATACTACCAACCCAAAGCTAATACATTGGTTGTGCAAAGAAGAAGTCAG GGAAAGAGACAAAGATAATGACGGGAAGCTCAATTTCCAAGAGTTTTATAATGGATTGTTTTATTCAGTTCGACATTACGATGATGAAACTTCAACAGATGACTCCAATGGCTCTGATGCACCGGCTAGAAAATCGTTTTCACAGCTTGATCTGGATAATGATGG GCTTTTGTCAGCAGACGAGCTAAAACCTATCATCGGAAAACTCCATCCAGCAGAAAACTTCTATGCCAAGCAACAAGCTGACTATGTGATATCACAG GCTGACACAAACAAAGATGGACAGCTGAGTTTGAATGAGATGATTGAGAACCCCTATGTATTTTACAGTGCTTTATTCACAGAAGATGATTATGGGTCTCATGACGAGCTCCGGTAG
- the LOC123127338 gene encoding cytochrome P450 711A1-like: MEATNCSIALETAGHAAAHGTSAPALLLMSSAAVIVAFLVYFYVPFWALRRVPGPPTRFPLGHLHLLANDGPDVFRAIAKEHGPIFRFHMGRQPLVIVANAELCKEVGIKKFKDIRNRSTPPPTVGSLHQDALFLTRDSTWSSMRNTVVPLYQPARLAGLVPTMQPYVNALVDSVAACPDQDCVPFCQLSLRMAIDIIGRTAFGIDFGLCKKVAAADGGEDVRGFLEEYKRSMEFIKMDLSSSLSTILGLFLPCVQTPCKRLLRRVPGTADYKMEENERLLCRRIDVIIAGRRRERENSASPSGAALDFIAALLDARESGARDVALEDRHVRALAYEHLIAGTKTTAFTVSSVVYLVSCHPRVEGKLLAEVDAFGGAAPDADDLQDRFPYLDLVIKEAMRFHLVSPLIARETSEEVEIAGYRLPKGTYVWLAPGVLARDARQFPEPEEFRPERFAAEGEEERARHPYAHIPFGIGPRACVGHRFALQQVKLAVVHLYRRYVFRHSPAMESPIQFDFDLVLGFRHGVKLRAIRRTTRD; the protein is encoded by the exons ATGGAAGCCACCAACTGCTCCATTGCTCTGGAAACAGCAGGCCATGCCGCCGCACACGGCACGAGCGCGCCCGCTCTGCTCCTCATGTCTTCTGCGGCCGTGATCGTCGCGTTTCTGGTCTACTTCTACGTGCCATTCTGGGCCCTCAGGAGGGTCCCGGGGCCTCCAACCAGGTTTCCCCTcggccatctccatctcctcgCCAACGACGGCCCAGACGTCTTCCGCGCCATCGCCAAGGAGCACGGCCCCATCTTCAG GTTTCACATGGGGAGGCAGCCGCTGGTGATCGTGGCGAACGCGGAGCTGTGCAAGGAGGTGGGCATCAAGAAGTTCAAGGACATCCGCAACCGGAGCACCCCGCCGCCGACGGTGGGGTCGCTGCACCAGGACGCGCTCTTCCTCACCCGGGACTCCACGTGGTCCTCCATGAGGAACACGGTGGTCCCGCTCTACCAGCCGGCCAGGCTCGCCGGCCTCGTCCCGACGATGCAGCCCTACGTGAACGCGCTGGTGGACAGCGTCGCCGCCTGCCCGGACCAGGACTGCGTCCCCTTCTGCCAGCTCTCGCTGCGCATGGCCATCGACATCATCGGCAGGACGGCCTTCGGCATCGACTTCGGCCTCTGCAAGAAGGTCGCCGCTGCGGACGGCGGCGAGGACGTGAGGGGGTTCCTGGAGGAGTACAAGAGGTCCATGGAGTTCATCAAGATGGACCTGTCCAGCTCGCTGTCCACCATCCTCGGGCTCTTCCTCCCGTGCGTGCAGACGCCGTGCAAGCGCCTGCTGCGGCGGGTGCCCGGCACGGCggactacaagatggaggagaacgagCGCCTGCTGTGCCGCCGCATCGACGTCATCATCGCCGGCCGGCGCAGGGAGCGCGAGAACAGCGCCTCCCCGTCGGGCGCCGCGCTGGACTTCATCGCGGCGCTGCTGGACGCGAGGGAGAGCGGCGCCAGGGACGTGGCGCTGGAGGACAGGCACGTGCGCGCGCTGGCGTACGAGCACCTCATCGCCGGGACCAAGACGACGGCGTTCACGGTGTCGTCGGTGGTGTACCTCGTGTCGTGCCACCCGCGCGTGGAGGGGAAGCTGCTGGCGGAGGTGGACGCGTTCGGCGGCGCggcccccgacgccgacgacctCCAGGATCGGTTCCCGTACCTGGACCTGGTGATCAAGGAGGCCATGAGGTTCCACCTGGTGTCGCCGCTGATCGCCAGGGAGACCTCGGAGGAGGTGGAGATCGCCGGGTACCGCCTCCCGAAGGGCACGTACGTGTGGCTGGCGCCGGGGGTGCTGGCCCGCGACGCGCGGCAGTTCCCGGAGCCGGAGGAGTTCCGGCCGGAGCGGTTCGCggcggagggggaggaggagcgggcGCGGCACCCTTACGCGCACATCCCCTTCGGCATCGGGCCGAGGGCGTGCGTGGGGCACAGGTTCGCGCTGCAGCAGGTGAAGCTCGCCGTGGTGCACCTGTACCGACGGTACGTCTTCCGCCACTCGCCGGCCATGGAGTCGCCCATCCAGTTCGACTTCGACCTCGTCCTCGGCTTCCGCCACGGCGTCAAGCTCAGAGCCATCAGGAGGACGACGAGGGACTGA